In Streptomyces sp. NBC_00878, a single window of DNA contains:
- a CDS encoding succinate dehydrogenase, whose translation MALATRTARKPSMTRTMWDSSVGKKTVMAVSGLIMLSYLVVHMLGNLKIFFGSDEFNHYAHWLRTIGEPFLHYEWALWIIRVVLVAAVVAHAVSAYQLSRRDIRARPTPYAHKKRRASYATRTMRWGGIILGLFIVWHILDLTTGTAHPNGFQPGHPYQNVIDTFSTWYGNVVYIVAVLALGLHVRHGFWSAAQTLGVGSRTRDRAFKTIANVLALVLTVGFVSVPVGVMTGVVS comes from the coding sequence ATGGCTCTGGCAACGCGGACGGCCCGAAAACCGTCCATGACGCGCACCATGTGGGACTCGTCCGTCGGCAAGAAGACCGTGATGGCCGTCAGCGGCCTGATCATGCTGTCGTACCTGGTCGTCCACATGCTGGGCAACCTCAAGATCTTCTTCGGGTCCGACGAGTTCAACCACTACGCGCACTGGCTGCGCACCATCGGCGAGCCCTTCCTGCACTACGAGTGGGCGCTGTGGATCATCCGCGTCGTCCTGGTCGCCGCTGTCGTCGCGCACGCCGTCTCCGCGTACCAGCTGAGCCGCCGCGACATCAGGGCGCGCCCCACCCCGTACGCGCACAAGAAGCGGCGGGCGAGCTACGCCACGCGCACCATGCGCTGGGGCGGCATCATCCTCGGCCTGTTCATCGTCTGGCACATCCTCGACCTGACGACCGGCACCGCGCACCCGAACGGCTTCCAGCCCGGACACCCCTACCAGAACGTGATCGACACCTTCTCCACCTGGTACGGCAACGTCGTCTACATCGTCGCCGTGCTCGCGCTCGGCCTGCACGTCCGGCACGGCTTCTGGAGCGCGGCGCAGACCCTCGGAGTGGGCAGCCGCACCCGCGACCGGGCCTTCAAGACCATCGCCAACGTGCTCGCGCTGGTGCTGACGGTGGGCTTCGTCTCCGTACCCGTGGGCGTGATGACCGGAGTGGTGAGCTGA